From Halanaerobium saccharolyticum subsp. saccharolyticum DSM 6643:
TACTTCCGGTTTTACCAGCTGCAGTCAACATATCGGTCTGTCTGGATAAAAAGGCTGGGATCTGCATAATATCTAAAACTTCAGCTGCCACAGCTGCCTGCTCAGGTAAATGAATATCTGAAATTACAGGTAGTTCAAATTCTTTTTTTACTCTCTCTAAAATCCTTAATCCTTCTTCTAAACCAGGACCGCGATATGATTCAATTGAAGAGCGGTTTGCTTTATCAAAAGAAGCCTTAAAAACATAGGGAATCCCCAACTTATCAGTAATTTTTTTAATTCCTTCGGCAATTCTCAAGACCCTATCTTCTTCCTCAATCGCACAGGGACCTGCTAAAAGCACAAATGGTTTTTCCTGGTCTCCAAAAATTATATCATCATTTAATTTAACCTGCTTAATCATTTTTTACCCCCATCTGTATGTCACGTATTGTCAAAAAATCTTTTAATTATAGATTAATTAACTAAATCTTTTTATTTCTGGCTTTAAGTTCTTTTTCCACCAGCTCAACATCTTCTTTGCGATCAACACCAATTAATTTTGCTTTTGTTTCCAAAACCTTAATCTGATAACCATTTTCAAGTGCCCGCAGCTGCTCTAAAGATTCTGCCTTTTCTAAAGCAGTCCTTTCCATTCCTGCATATTTTAATAAAAAATCACGGCGATAAACATAAAGTCCTATATGCTGATAATAATGCTGATCTTTTACTTTTGTATCTCGATAATATGGAATGGGAGAACGAGAAAAATATAAAGCATAATCTTCATAATCTGTAATAACTTTAACTAGATCAGGACTTTTAGCAGCTTCAGAATTTATCTTTCTCTTTAAAGTACTCATCTGCAAATTATTTTCCTGACTAAAAGGTTTTAAAGCTTGCGTAATACTTTGAGCTTCAATCAAGGGTTCATCTCCCTGAACATTGACTATCAAATCAGCTTCAATTTGAGCCGCCGCCTCTGCAATTCTATCAGTACCACTTTGATGCTGATTAGAGGTCATAATAACTCTGCCTCCAGCTGCTTCCACAACTTTTTTTATTCTTTTATCATCTGTTGCCACATAGACTTCATCTATTTGTTCACATTTTTCTACTGCCTGATAAACCCTAACAATCATCGCTTTCCCTAAAATATCTACCAGGGCCTTCCCCGGAAACCGACTGGAATCATAACGTGCTGGAATCACAGCCGCAGTTTTAAGAGCAGTCATCAAAACACCTCAAATCCTTATTTTGCATTTTCATTACGTATTTTCGATTTAATAATTTTTAGTAATTTGTCTTTTTCCTCAATTTTTAAAGAAATTTTAAGATAATAAAAAGGGAGATTACCAATCATCTCTGCAAAATCACTTAGTTTAACCGCATCTTTTTCTGTAGTTAAAATTAAATCAGCCTGAGAAGCAGAATACTGATCAAGCAAAGTTAAAAGATCTTCCTTTTGGTAATTATAATGATCTTTAAATATTTTGTAACTAACTATTTTAGCACCTGCACTTTCAATACTTTTTTTGAAAGCTTCCGGGCTACCAATGCCAGAAAAAGCGAAAACCTTTTTCTCCTTTAAAAAGTCAAGCTTCTCTTCCTGCTGTGAGGCTACGCAAACACAACTTTCTAAACTGGTTTCTGCTTTAAAAACTCCGTCATTAGAAGGACTAAGCGTTTCAAGAGAATTTTCAAGCTCTTTAATTCTATTAAAATCAACATTTTCACTGCGATTTAAAAGAAAAATATCAGCTCTTTTTAAAGCAGTAAAAGGTTCTCTTAGCAAACCTGCTGGTAAAACTTTATTATTAGAAAAGGGTTTTTCAGCATCGATTAAAACAATATCTGAATTTCTTTTTAATTGATAATGCTGAAAACCATCATCTAATAATATCAAATCTGCCCCATGAGCTTCTGCCATTTTTGTTCCCTGATATCTATTAGCTGAACGAATAAAAATTAATTGATCATAATTGCGGGCCAGCATAAAAAGCTCATCTCCCGCCTGAGCAGCATCGGCATAAAGCTTTGAACCATCTTTAATCAAATATGGTTCTTCTACATTTTTTGCCGCTCCATAACCACGACTAATAATTGCTATCTTATATTGAGATTTTAATTCCTCAGCTAAAAATGCTGTAAAAGGTGTTTTACCAGTACCACCAGTTGTAATATTACCAATACTGATTACCGGCACCCCTGCCTCTTTTTTCTTTAAAATATTATTTTGATAAAGAGTGGACCTAATTTTAGCTAGTTGAGCATAAAACAGTGATAACAAAAATAAGATACAGCGAATTACTCCTGCCAATATCCCCTCTTTAGATCCATCTATTATATTTTCTAAATATTTTCGCAAACTACTCATATATTTAATACCACCATTATTTTTTGACTAATTCAGCAGCTCTTTTATTTACTTCTGTCATTTTTTCTTTTAAAATTTTCTCTTTTTCTTCCATCTCAAGCCCTGCTTTGAATTTAAACGGCTCAGCAAAAACTAAGGCTGTTTTACTAAAAGGTAAAGGCAGCAAAAAACTATCCCAGCTGTTAAAGTTTTTCTTCCAACGAGCCTCAACCCCTATCGGAACCAGATAAGACCCCGCCTTTTCCTGTAGAAAAATAATACCCGGTTTAACCTGATGCGGAGGACCTGTCGGTCCATCAGGAGTAATAGCTGTACTTTCTCCTTTTTTTAATTTCCTATATAATTCAAGTAGAGAGCGGCTTGCACCTCTGCTGCTTGAGCCACGAACTGTTCTCCAACCCATTTTTTTTAAAACTTGAGCCATATAACTGCCATCTCGACTTAAACTTGATAAAGCATAAATTCCTAAATCCTTTAGGAAATATGAAGGAACCCAGAGTTTACCATGCCAGCAGGAAAAAACAAGTGACTCCTGCTTATCCAACTTTTCTTTAGCCTGCTGCCAACCTTCGACTTCTAATCTGTAAGAAAAATTTGTAGCTCTAATTAAATAATAAGCTAAAGGAGGAATTATTGCTTTTTCTAATTTTCTTTTTTGATCTGACATTAATCATTCCTCCTTTTTTGAATTTTAATATTTAGGCATTGGGATCTTCAATAAATTGACCTTGATATAAAGAAGCATACTTACCCTGTTTCTTGATCAGTTCCTGGTGATTACCCATTTCCATAATCTCACCCTGTTCTACCACTACAATCTTATCGGCGTTTCTAATAGTAGATAATCTATGAGCAATAATAAAAGTTGTTCTATTTTTCATTAAATGCTCTAGAGCTTCCTGTACTAAGGCTTCAGATTCAGAATCAAGAGAAGAAGTAGCCTCATCTAAAATTAATATCTTAGGATTTTTCAAAATTGCTCTGGCAATAGAAATTCTCTGTTTCTGACCACCAGAAAGTCCAACTCCGCGCTCTCCCACAACAGTATCATAACCATCTGGAAAGCCCATAATAAATTGATGAGCATTGGCAGCTTTAGCTGCCTTCTGAATCGCTTTTTCGTCAGCATTTAAATCACCGTAGGCTATATTATCTCTTAAAGAACCACTGAATAAAATAGTCTCTTGTGGTACTATCCCAATAAAGTTACGCAGACTATCGATTTTTAGATCTCTAAGATCATGGCCATCAACACGCATTCTACCTTCGATTGGATCAAAAAACCGTGGGATTAAATCAACCATTGTTGTTTTGCCAGCTCCACTGTGACCAACAAGAGCTACAACTTCACCTGGCTTAGCAGTCAAATTGATATTTTGGAGCACTATTTCATCTTCATTATAGGCAAAGCTAACGTTATCATAAACTACCTCACCTTCAAGATCATTTAATTCTATTTTGTTTTCATCATCTTCACGCAGTTCACTTTCAGTATCCATAATTTCAAAAACTCTTTCGGCTGAAGCAAATAACTGCTGCAGTCTTTTAGATAATTTAGTAATTGATCTTAGCGGTTCACTGATAGTTAAAAGCAGAGTGAAAAAGGCAATTAATTCAGATGCTGTCATTCGGCCCTGCATGACCTCATAACCTCCATACCAAAGTATAGCTGTAAAAGAAATAGCAGCTAAAAATTCTACCAGTGGAGTTAAAATCGCACCATATTGAGTCTTTTTCATTTTTGCCCGGAAATTAGCCTGATTTTCACTGCTGAAACGTTCAAACTCATATTCTTCCCGACCAAAAGATTTAACTACTCTAACTGCAGATAATGTTTCCTGCAGTACATCAGATACATCAGCTATTTTAATCTGAACTCTGCGGCTTACTTTTTTCAATTTATAATTAAATTTAGTAATAACATAAGTGATAAATGGTAAAATTATAATTAAGAAGATTGTCAGGCGATAATTTAGATAAACCAGATAAATAATTCCTCCGATTAGAGTAAAAACCTTATCAACACTACCCACAGTCGTCTTAATCATTGAACTTTCTAAATTCTGAACATCATTTGTAACCCTTGATAAAATATCACCTGTCTTATTTTTACTGTAAAAACTCAAAGATAAATTATGCAGATGTGAATAAAGATCATCCCGCATGTCTTTGATTGACCTCTGTGAAACATAGGAAACTAAATAGGTCTTTCCGTAATAAGAAACACCTTTAAGGAAATAGACTAAAATCATCATTCCCGCAACTAAAGAAAGCTGAATCATTCCCTCTCTTCCCATATCAATATCCGAGATAATTGTTTCCAAAAGGTCCTGAAAAACCTTAACAAAAAAAACAGTTAAAAAGGCATGAACCAGCATGGAGATTACTCCCCCTGCCAGCCTGCCTTTATATGGTAAAAGATATTTAAATACTCTTTTTAATATTTCAAATTCATTATTACCTTTTGCTGAGTCCATAGTAATGAATCCCCATTCCTGAAATTTCGTGATCAACATCTAAACCAGGGATACCAAGCTTTCCATAAAGAGCTACTGCTAAATGTGGTGCTTTACTAACAATACCTATTTTAATACCAGCTCCAGAAATACCGGATAACGGTTTATCAAAGTCAACCATTGCTCGTTCCACACAGCGAGTTAATATTCTCTGATCCTGAACAGATTCGGTAATTACATCACCTTTAATTGCTGCTCCAAGACAGTTGCGTAAAACTTTGTCCTTTAGTTTGGAGCCCTTGCCTCCAGCTCTAGTAATTACAGCTTCATAACCCTCACTTTTATAAGCATCAATTATCTTGCCATCATATTCATCATTAACCATTGAAAGTAGTACAGCTACCTTTCCTATAGACTGTCCACCATCAATTTCCGTAAAATCATCAATTGTAAAATCTGATAAATTCATCAAATCACCTCTTAGTCTTATTTTCTTAGTTATTTCCTTTTAAAAAAGGTTTATAAATGCCTGAACTTTCCCTACCACTGTCTGCTATTCAACAAAACTAATCGATCTCCTCTT
This genomic window contains:
- a CDS encoding HutP family protein; the protein is MNLSDFTIDDFTEIDGGQSIGKVAVLLSMVNDEYDGKIIDAYKSEGYEAVITRAGGKGSKLKDKVLRNCLGAAIKGDVITESVQDQRILTRCVERAMVDFDKPLSGISGAGIKIGIVSKAPHLAVALYGKLGIPGLDVDHEISGMGIHYYGLSKR
- the lpxK gene encoding tetraacyldisaccharide 4'-kinase, with protein sequence MSSLRKYLENIIDGSKEGILAGVIRCILFLLSLFYAQLAKIRSTLYQNNILKKKEAGVPVISIGNITTGGTGKTPFTAFLAEELKSQYKIAIISRGYGAAKNVEEPYLIKDGSKLYADAAQAGDELFMLARNYDQLIFIRSANRYQGTKMAEAHGADLILLDDGFQHYQLKRNSDIVLIDAEKPFSNNKVLPAGLLREPFTALKRADIFLLNRSENVDFNRIKELENSLETLSPSNDGVFKAETSLESCVCVASQQEEKLDFLKEKKVFAFSGIGSPEAFKKSIESAGAKIVSYKIFKDHYNYQKEDLLTLLDQYSASQADLILTTEKDAVKLSDFAEMIGNLPFYYLKISLKIEEKDKLLKIIKSKIRNENAK
- the kdsB gene encoding 3-deoxy-manno-octulosonate cytidylyltransferase; the encoded protein is MTALKTAAVIPARYDSSRFPGKALVDILGKAMIVRVYQAVEKCEQIDEVYVATDDKRIKKVVEAAGGRVIMTSNQHQSGTDRIAEAAAQIEADLIVNVQGDEPLIEAQSITQALKPFSQENNLQMSTLKRKINSEAAKSPDLVKVITDYEDYALYFSRSPIPYYRDTKVKDQHYYQHIGLYVYRRDFLLKYAGMERTALEKAESLEQLRALENGYQIKVLETKAKLIGVDRKEDVELVEKELKARNKKI
- a CDS encoding lysophospholipid acyltransferase family protein, which encodes MSDQKRKLEKAIIPPLAYYLIRATNFSYRLEVEGWQQAKEKLDKQESLVFSCWHGKLWVPSYFLKDLGIYALSSLSRDGSYMAQVLKKMGWRTVRGSSSRGASRSLLELYRKLKKGESTAITPDGPTGPPHQVKPGIIFLQEKAGSYLVPIGVEARWKKNFNSWDSFLLPLPFSKTALVFAEPFKFKAGLEMEEKEKILKEKMTEVNKRAAELVKK
- a CDS encoding ABC transporter ATP-binding protein — encoded protein: MDSAKGNNEFEILKRVFKYLLPYKGRLAGGVISMLVHAFLTVFFVKVFQDLLETIISDIDMGREGMIQLSLVAGMMILVYFLKGVSYYGKTYLVSYVSQRSIKDMRDDLYSHLHNLSLSFYSKNKTGDILSRVTNDVQNLESSMIKTTVGSVDKVFTLIGGIIYLVYLNYRLTIFLIIILPFITYVITKFNYKLKKVSRRVQIKIADVSDVLQETLSAVRVVKSFGREEYEFERFSSENQANFRAKMKKTQYGAILTPLVEFLAAISFTAILWYGGYEVMQGRMTASELIAFFTLLLTISEPLRSITKLSKRLQQLFASAERVFEIMDTESELREDDENKIELNDLEGEVVYDNVSFAYNEDEIVLQNINLTAKPGEVVALVGHSGAGKTTMVDLIPRFFDPIEGRMRVDGHDLRDLKIDSLRNFIGIVPQETILFSGSLRDNIAYGDLNADEKAIQKAAKAANAHQFIMGFPDGYDTVVGERGVGLSGGQKQRISIARAILKNPKILILDEATSSLDSESEALVQEALEHLMKNRTTFIIAHRLSTIRNADKIVVVEQGEIMEMGNHQELIKKQGKYASLYQGQFIEDPNA